In a genomic window of Musa acuminata AAA Group cultivar baxijiao unplaced genomic scaffold, Cavendish_Baxijiao_AAA HiC_scaffold_42, whole genome shotgun sequence:
- the LOC103970943 gene encoding histone H3.3 has protein sequence MARTKQTARKSTGGKAPRKQLATKAARKSAPTTGGVKKPHRYRPGTVALREIRKYQKSTELLIRKLPFQRLVREIAQDFKTDLRFQSHAVLALQEAAEAYLVGLFEDTNLCAIHAKRVTIMPKDIQLARRIRGERA, from the exons ATGGCCCGTACGAAGCAGACCGCTCGCAAGTCCACCGGCGGCAAAGCGCCCCGGAAGCAGCTCGCCACCAAG GCCGCGAGGAAGTCGGCGCCGACGACCGGTGGTGTGAAGAAGCCCCACAGGTACCGCCCCGGGACGGTGGCTCTACGTGAGATCCGCAAGTACCAGAAGAGCACGGAACTGCTGATCCGGAAGCTGCCTTTCCAGCGGCTGGTGCGCGAGATCGCGCAGGATTTCAAGACCGACCTTCGGTTCCAGAGCCACGCTGTGTTGGCGCTGCAGGAGGCGGCGGAGGCGTATCTGGTAGGGCTCTTCGAGGACACCAACCTCTGCGCCATCCACGCCAAGCGGGTTACCATCATGCCCAAGGACATCCAACTCGCCCGCCGTATCCGTGGTGAACGTGCTTAA
- the LOC135653906 gene encoding pentatricopeptide repeat-containing protein At5g66520-like: MGGHANALPLTTALARLIDRCHSLRQLQQIHARIIVARPSLGHDATAAVLTRLLFASASSPSSSSSLHYAAVLFRRLPAAPTLFAYNALIRANSFGFCSHLNPLSLYSQMLSSGVRPDHLTFPFLFKYCSHILDSVVGQSLHVHILWLGFHTDVYIQNSMIHMYATCGLIDCAGKLFEVMPLKDIVSWNSMLIGYLRCGELDLALDLFLGMRERNVITWNSIITGFVQAGRSREALDLFHEMLILHDDNVKPNKVTVSSVISACSSLGALDQGKWVHGYLKKQFLEFDVVIGTALIDMYGKCGCVERAIEVFEKMPKKDVLAWTAMILVFAVHGLAEEAFALLEQMERHRVMPNHVTFGALLRACAHSGLVEKGLWCFDRMKATYLIEPQRQHYACMVDLLGRAALFEEAERLIRSMPMEPDSFVWGALLGACRMHGNVEVGERVANYLIGLDPQNHAFYITLSDICAKAKRFGDVKRIRSFMEECGIRKTTPGCSMIEVDGQVLEFPAKRVPKDLRNEIEWVLDAINVELRYNFPHHDADNLQAEYVRLKFHQT; the protein is encoded by the coding sequence ATGGGCGGGCACGCGAACGCCCTCCCGCTCACGACCGCCCTCGCCCGCCTCATCGACCGCTGTCACAGCCTTCGACAACTCCAACAAATCCACGCCCGAATCATCGTCGCTCGCCCTTCGCTCGGCCACGATGCCACCGCAGCTGTCCTGACCCGCCTCCTCTtcgcctccgcctcctccccctcttcctcctcctccctccactACGCCGCCGTCCTCTTCCGCCGCCTCCCCGCTGCGCCCACTCTGTTCGCCTACAACGCCCTCATTCGAGCCAACTCCTTCGGCTTCTGCTCCCATCTCAACCCTCTCTCCCTCTATTCCCAAATGCTCTCCTCTGGTGTCCGTCCCGACCACCTCACCTTCCCTTTCTTATTCAAGTATTGCTCTCATATTCTCGACTCCGTCGTCGGGCAAAGCTTGCATGTGCACATACTTTGGCTCGGGTTTCACACCGATGTTTATATTCAGAATTCTATGATCCATATGTACGCTACTTGTGGGCTTATTGATTGCGCCGGTAAATTGTTCGAGGTAATGCCTCTCAAAGACATTGTTTCTTGGAATTCGATGCTGATCGGCTACTTGAGATGCGGAGAGCTGGACTTGGCGTTGGATTTGTTTCTTGGCATGAGGGAGAGGAATGTGATCACTTGGAATTCGATCATCACTGGGTTCGTCCAGGCTGGGCGGTCGAGGGAGGCATTGGATTTGTTTCATGAGATGCTGATTCTGCATGATGATAATGTGAAACCCAATAAGGTCACCGTTTCAAGTGTTATCTCAGCATGTTCTTCTTTGGGAGCGCTAGATCAGGGGAAGTGGGTGCATGGTTATCTGAAGAAGCAGTTTTTGGAGTTTGATGTCGTGATTGGGACCGCTTTGATCGACATGTACGGAAAGTGTGGGTGTGTGGAGAGAGCTATTGAGGTATTTGAGAAGATGCCAAAGAAGGATGTTTTGGCCTGGACGGCTATGATCTTGGTATTTGCAGTCCATGGACTTGCAGAGGAGGCTTTTGCTCTTCTAGAACAGATGGAGAGGCATCGGGTGATGCCTAACCATGTAACTTTCGGTGCTCTGCTGAGGGCTTGTGCTCATTCGGGATTGGTAGAGAAAGGGCTTTGGTGCTTTGATAGGATGAAAGCTACTTACTTGATTGAGCCACAGCGACAGCATTATGCATGCATGGTTGATTTACTTGGCCGAGCAGCTCTTTTTGAAGAAGCTGAACGACTCATAAGAAGCATGCCGATGGAACCAGATTCGTTTGTTTGGGGGGCATTACTTGGTGCTTGTAGGATGCACGGAAACGTGGAGGTTGGAGAACGGGTGGCTAATTATTTGATAGGATTGGATCCTCAGAATCATGCTTTCTATATAACACTTTCAGATATTTGTGCAAAGGCTAAAAGGTTTGGGGATGTGAAGAGAATTAGGTCTTTTATGGAAGAGTGTGGGATAAGGAAAACTACGCCAGGTTGCAGTATGATTGAGGTTGATGGCCAGGTGCTTGAATTTCCTGCCAAAAGAGTGCCCAAGGATCTGAGAAATGAAATTGAGTGGGTTTTAGATGCGATTAATGTTGAATTGAGATATAATTTTCCTCATCACGATGCTGATAACCTTCAGGCTGAGTATGTTCGGTTGAAATTTCATCAAACGTGA
- the LOC135653905 gene encoding uncharacterized protein LOC135653905: MLFFIHKYFGRLMKATGGDKESNKHEQGGENKIEEPSEACATGCCSIPLLNLVESGNTKRQRRATTTRISRLNFVKLTTDSIFPNTNFVNDESLPAFPDAFSSFITVYPQYGETQQADHIRNSEYYHLSSHVCLDYTGFSLFSHTQMHSSVASSSSNPPPSTLLQPPVFSISYQSASLKSQVQYGNQDTALESSIRKRIMHFVNILDDEYSMVCTANRSTAFRLLAESYPFHANKGLLCVYDYESEAVTAMIESAQKRGAKVTSASFSWPSLRIHSGSLMEKLSKRKKKKRGLFVFPLQSRITGARYPYLWMTVAKENGWQVVLDACALGPKDLDTLGLSLIQPDFIICSFFKVFGENPSGFAGLFIKKSSIAMLEPSTIARSIGIVSIIPARRLSQQTDDYSGTDLDAHSSRNQFEEDDIETISSFSGPIPTQICNGSAGADDVFGESAVTEKQKQVKKSNQGESSKAQDEKEETSSSIVELELDHSMQAEETTSGADKSMEIVCRGLDHADSLGLQLISSRLRCITNWLVVALKKLRHPHSESGHSLVKIYGPRIKFDRGPALAFNVFDWKGEKIKPALVQKLADRSNISLSCGFLNNIWFADKYEAEKDKVLERRSSCEITIAGNKKKENVNMGISVVNASLSFLTNFQDAYRLWTFVAKFLDADFVEKERWRYMTLNQKMIEI, from the coding sequence ATGCTCTTCTTCATCCACAAGTACTTCGGAAGGCTGATGAAGGCTACTGGGGGAGACAAAGAAAGCAACAAGCATGAACAAGGAGGTGAAAATAAGATAGAGGAGCCCTCTGAGGCATGTGCCACCGGCTGCTGTTCCATACCTTTACTAAATCTGGTTGAATCCGGCAACACAAAGCGGCAGAGGAGAGCCACCACCACTAGGATCTCACGCTTGAACTTTGTGAAGCTGACGACAGATTCCATCTTCCCAAACACCAACTTTGTCAACGACGAGTCCCTGCCTGCCTTTCCTGATGCCTTCTCCAGCTTCATCACAGTCTACCCACAGTATGGTGAGACACAGCAAGCAGATCACATCAGGAACAGCGAATATTATCATCTCTCGAGCCATGTCTGCCTCGACTATACTGGATTCAGCCTATTCTCCCACACACAAATGCACTCCTCTGTAGCATCCTCATCCTCTAATCCTCCACCTTCGACCCTCTTGCAGCCTCCAGTCTTCAGCATCTCTTACCAGTCAgcaagcttgaaatctcaagtgcAGTATGGGAACCAGGATACTGCTCTGGAGTCGTCAATTAGGAAGAGAATCATGCATTTCGTCAACATACTGGACGATGAATACAGCATGGTCTGTACTGCAAACAGGAGTACAGCTTTCAGGCTGTTGGCAGAATCCTACCCATTCCATGCCAACAAGGGGTTGCTATGTGTATATGATTACGAGAGCGAAGCTGTGACTGCAATGATCGAGAGCGCCCAAAAGAGAGGAGCCAAAGTAACGTCTGCTAGCTTCTCATGGCCAAGTCTGAGGATTCATTCTGGGAGCTTAATGGAGAAGCtaagcaagagaaagaaaaagaaaagaggacTATTTGTCTTCCCACTTCAATCCAGGATTACCGGGGCCAGGTATCCTTACCTATGGATGACTGTGGCCAAGGAAAACGGATGGCAGGTTGTGCTGGATGCATGTGCTCTGGGGCCGAAGGACCTTGACACCCTTGGACTGTCGCTGATCCAACCAGACTTTATCATCTGCTCTTTCTTCAAGGTGTTCGGTGAAAATCCATCTGGGTTCGCAGGGCTCTTCATCAAGAAGTCCAGCATTGCAATGTTGGAGCCATCAACGATCGCCAGGAGCATTGGAATAGTCAGCATCATCCCAGCAAGAAGGCTGTCACAGCAGACCGATGATTATTCAGGAACAGACTTGGATGCTCACTCGTCCAGAAACCAATTCGAGGAGGATgatatcgagacaattagttcattCTCTGGTCCAATTCCTACACAGATCTGTAACGGTTCTGCTGGTGCAGATGATGTGTTCGGTGAAAGTGCTGTCACAGAAAAACAAAAGCAAGTCAAGAAGTCAAACCAGGGTGAGAGTTCCAAAGCACAAGATGAGAAAGAAGAAACATCATCAAGTATAGTAGAACTAGAATTGGACCATTCTATGCAAGCAGAGGAGACCACGTCTGGAGCAGACAAGAGTATGGAGATTGTGTGCAGAGGATTAGACCATGCAGACTCACTGGGTCTGCAACTCATCAGCAGCAGACTGAGATGCATCACCAACTGGTTGGTCGTTGCTTTGAAGAAGCTGCGGCATCCTCATTCAGAAAGTGGCCATTCCCTGGTTAAAATATACGGTCCACGAATAAAATTTGACAGGGGGCCTGCATTAGCTTTCAATGTGTTTGACTGGAAAGGAGAGAAGATCAAGCCTGCATTGGTACAAAAGCTTGCTGATCGAAGCAACATTTCTCTTAGTTGTGGATTTCTGAATAATATTTGGTTTGCAGACAAATATGAAGCAGAGAAGGATAAAGTCTTGGAGAGAAGATCATCCTGTGAAATAACAATTGCAggtaacaaaaagaaagaaaatgttaaTATGGGAATAAGTGTCGTAAATGCTTCCCTCAGTTTCCTCACTAACTTTCAGGATGCTTATAGACTATGGACTTTTGTTGCTAAGTTTCTAGATGCAGATTTTGTTGAGAAGGAAAGATGGAGATACATGACTCTGAACCAGAAAATGATTGAGATTTAG